Proteins encoded together in one Hylaeus volcanicus isolate JK05 chromosome 3, UHH_iyHylVolc1.0_haploid, whole genome shotgun sequence window:
- the LOC128873412 gene encoding protein lethal(2)essential for life-like, whose product MRSRMTIIPKLFSHWWEALDHPHRLIDQHFARSLRPDQFFSSVFDRPPFRGSPYNYYQPWIDWMKDEDEERGSSIVKSDKDKFRVALDVQQFKPEEVNVKVVDNYIVVEGKHEDKVDDHGIISRHFVRKYLIPDQCDPERATSTLSPEGILTVTAPRKPEAIENKREKVLKIERVEKKPVEENREEPEKLRASQSN is encoded by the exons ATGAGGTCGAGAATGACAATAATTCCAAAACTATTCTCTCATTGGTGGGAAGCGTTAGATCATCCTCACCGGTTAATTGACCAGCATTTTGCGAGATCACTGCGACcggatcaatttttttcatcagTATTTGACAGACCACCGTTCAGAGGATCGCCGTACAATTATTATCAACCATGGATAGACTGGATGAAggatgaagatgaagaaagGGGATCGTCTATAGTGAAGAGTGACAAAGACAAGTTCCGTGTTGCACTTGATGTTCAACAGTTCAAACCTGAAGAAGTAAATGTAAAAGTCGTCGACAATTACATCGTCGTGGAGG GAAAACACGAAGACAAAGTAGACGATCACGGAATCATCTCGAGACATTtcgttagaaaatatttaataccaGATCAATGTGATCCTGAACGAGCGACGAGTACCTTGTCTCCAGAGGGTATTCTAACAGTAACAGCACCAAGGAAACCAGAAGCCATCGAAAATAAGCGAGAAAAAGTCCTTAAAATTGAACGTGTGGAAAAGAAGCCGGTAGAAGAGAATCGTGAAGAACCTGAGAAACTGAGAGCTAGTCAATCGAATTAA
- the LOC128874431 gene encoding protein lethal(2)essential for life-like codes for MSLIPLVFSNWWEDLDRPHRLLDQDFGLGLYPDQLLSPSSLLGQYGPLVERRSRCPLLYYRPWGELMRKSEGGGTSTVKADKDKFEVVLDVQQFKPDEINVKVVDRCVVIEGKHEEKQDEHGWISRQFVRKYLIPEQCNIDKLSSSLSSDGVLTITAPRKDKPAIQNERTISVEKTGKPALKESQEERKEEKKEQEKKS; via the coding sequence ATGTCTTTGATTCCGTTGGTATTCTCTAACTGGTGGGAGGACTTGGACCGCCCACATCGGCTTTTGGATCAAGACTTCGGCCTGGGACTGTATCCTGATCAACTTCTGAGCCCTTCAAGCCTCCTCGGTCAGTATGGGCCTCTAGTAGAGAGAAGATCGAGATGCCCGCTGTTGTACTACAGACCTTGGGGTGAACTTATGCGAAAAAGCGAGGGAGGAGGCACTTCCACCGTCAAAGCAGACAAAGATAAGTTCGAGGTAGTCTTGGACGTTCAGCAGTTCAAGCCAGACGAGATCAACGTTAAGGTCGTCGACAGATGTGTCGTTATTGAGGGTAAACACGAAGAGAAACAAGACGAACACGGCTGGATTTCGAGACAATTCGTCAGAAAATACCTGATCCCTGAACAATGCAACATTGATAAACTATCATCCAGTTTGTCATCCGATGGTGTACTTACTATCACAGCACCTAGAAAGGACAAACCGGCGATCCAGAACGAGAGGACGATCTCTGTCGAAAAGACTGGCAAGCCAGCGTTGAAGGAGTCCCAGGAGGAAAGGaaggaagagaagaaagaacAGGAGAAGAAGTCTTAA
- the LOC128873190 gene encoding protein lethal(2)essential for life-like: MSLIPLLYSDWWESLDKPHHLWDQDFGTTIDLDSLLDEPDPFASELLLYRPHRHMRRRYHPFPKKASKSGRGVSTVQADKDKFQVTLDVSQYLPEEVTVKLVDRNVVVEAKHEEREDEHGWISRKFVRKYIIPSQCDVDRVESHLSSDGILSITAPRMKPAKPETTEKVLKIHYTGKPALANSEDQVNGTPEPQKEQQSQQQRVQQQQPQQQTHQRGRKGTHKNV, from the coding sequence ATGTCGCTGATACCACTGTTGTATTCCGACTGGTGGGAAAGTCTGGATAAGCCTCATCATCTCTGGGATCAGGATTTTGGGACAACAATAGATCTAGACAGCTTGCTGGATGAACCGGATCCATTTGCTTCTGAACTTCTGTTATATCGACCGCATAGGCATATGAGAAGACGCTATCATCCATTCCCGAAGAAAGCAAGCAAAAGTGGACGAGGTGTATCCACCGTGCAAGCCGATAAGGACAAGTTTCAAGTAACCTTAGACGTGTCACAGTATCTGCCAGAAGAGGTTACCGTCAAACTGGTGGATCGTAATGTTGTCGTTGAAGCAAAACACGAGGAGAGAGAGGATGAACACGGTTGGATTTCGAGAAAGTTTGTCAGAAAATACATTATACCATCGCAATGTGATGTCGATCGTGTTGAATCACATTTATCTTCTGATGGTATCTTATCCATCACTGCACCCAGAATGAAACCTGCGAAACCTGAAACGACTGAAAAAGTACTCAAGATACATTACACAGGAAAACCTGCTTTGGCTAATTCCGAAGATCAGGTCAATGGTACGCCAGAACCACAAAAGGAGCAACAATCTCAGCAACAACGAGTACAACAGCAGCAGCCACAACAACAAACACATCAGCGCGGACGAAAAGGAActcataaaaatgtataa
- the LOC128873069 gene encoding protein lethal(2)essential for life-like, giving the protein MSPMIPLLLSAWWADMDRPSRLMDHSLGTGLYPNPILLSDLADIYTPIPSRAAIEYYRQLADRMRYGDVGSSSNTNKDEFKVMLDVQQFKPEEISVKLIDNFVVVEAKHEEKKDQHGYISRHFSRRYLLPYQADGDQLSSTISSDGVLTITAPFKPTEEKSNERTIKIEQTGKPAIRFDTPKPKTPESTTTSTDNPTTQESNSVEETTESLTKETPEK; this is encoded by the coding sequence ATGTCGCCGATGATTCCGTTGCTACTTTCCGCTTGGTGGGCAGACATGGATCGACCAAGCCGTCTGATGGATCACAGTTTGGGAACAGGTCTCTATCCTAACCCAATTCTGCTTTCTGACCTAGCAGATATCTACACGCCGATACCATCAAGAGCAGCCATCGAGTACTACAGGCAGCTAGCTGACAGGATGCGGTATGGTGACGTTGGTTCGTCGAGTAACACGAACAAGGACGAGTTCAAGGTGATGCTCGACGTTCAGCAGTTCAAACCAGAAGAGATCTCCGTGAAACTGATCGACAACTTTGTCGTCGTGGAAGCAAAACACGAAGAGAAGAAAGACCAACACGGGTACATCTCGAGACACTTCTCGAGAAGGTATTTGCTACCCTATCAAGCAGATGGGGATCAGCTGTCGTCGACAATCTCTAGCGACGGAGTTTTGACGATCACGGCACCATTCAAGccaacagaagaaaaatcaaacgaacgaacgatcaAGATCGAGCAAACTGGTAAACCTGCTATTCGCTTCGACACACCTAAGCCAAAAACTCCAGAATCAACAACGACTAGCACAGATAATCCAACCACTCAGGAATCCAATAGCGTTGAAGAAACAACGGAGAGTTTGACTAAAGAAACGCCAGAGAAATAA
- the LOC128873213 gene encoding protein lethal(2)essential for life-like: MAVLPLDFIDLMDRLERAGIASSAAGLGLPAVLPTEAGIPKTLLQMLHLPSYKAESRCPMAYSRPWSELLRKGEGGASTVKDDKDKFRVDLDVQHFGPDEINVKVADHCVTVEGRHEEKADDHGWVARQFSRRYIVPEQCDIEQVSAKLSSDGVLSIIVPRKEKPLPNGERVINIEHTGKPSIHDSPSVANGSAEQNME; the protein is encoded by the coding sequence ATGGCTGTGCTACCATTGGATTTCATTGATCTTATGGACAGATTGGAGCGTGCAGGTATCGCTAGTTCGGCTGCCGGTCTTGGCCTTCCCGCTGTTCTTCCTACCGAGGCTGGCATTCCAAAAACTTTATTGCAAATGTTGCATTTGCCGTCGTACAAAGCCGAATCAAGATGTCCCATGGCGTATTCCAGACCATGGAGCGAGCTTCTGCGGAAAGGTGAAGGTGGAGCATCGACCGTGAAAGACGACAAGGATAAATTTCGTGTAGACCTGGATGTGCAACATTTCGGACCGGATGAGATTAATGTTAAGGTCGCTGACCATTGCGTGACAGTCGAGGGGAGACACGAAGAGAAAGCAGACGATCATGGCTGGGTAGCCAGACAATTTTCAAGGAGATACATTGTGCCTGAACAATGCGATATCGAGCAGGTATCGGCGAAACTGTCTTCGGACGGTGTTCTGTCAATCATAGTGCCGCGCAAGGAAAAGCCGCTACCCAATGGCGAAAGAGTAATCAATATAGAGCATACCGGCAAGCCATCTATTCATGATTCGCCGAGCGTAGCAAATGGATCGGCAGAGCAGAACATGGAGTAA